The DNA region ACATGGGCATCGTCGACGTGGCCCTGGGCAAGGTGCTCGTCGACCGCCTCGGTGATGATGTCGGTGATGTCGGTGAACCCGATCTCGCCACGGCAGAAGGCGTCGACGCAGGACTCGTTGGCGGCATTGAAGACGGCTGGTGCCGTCCCGGCGGCCTTGCCGGCCCGTCGGGCCAGCTCCACCGCGCCGAAGGTCTCGGAATCCAGTGGTTCAAAGGTCCATGAGGCGGCCTGGGACCAGTCGCAGCCGGCGGCGGCGTCTGGGAGACGATTCGGCCAGGTGAGTCCCAGGGCGATGGGCAGCCGCATGTCCGGCGGGGAGGCCTGGGCAATCGTCGCTCCGTCGCAGAACTCGACCATGGAGTGCACCACCGACTGCGGATGGACCACCACGGTGATGTCGTCGAGGTCGACGTCGTAGAGCAGGGCGGCCTCGAGCAACTCCAGCCCCTTGTTCACCAAGGTTGCGGAGTTGATGGTGATGACCCGTCCCATGTTCCAGGTGGGGTGCTTGAGGGCATCGGCAGCGGTGACGTGGGCCAACTCGGCACGGGTACGCCCACGGAACGGTCCGCCAGAGGCAGTGAGGATGAGACGACGCACCTCGCTGCGCCGTCCACCACGCAGGCACTGGGCGAAGGCCGAGTGCTCGGAGTCGACGGCAACCATCTGTCCCGGTGCGGCCGCCTGGGTGACGAGCCGTCCGCCGATGACCAAGGACTCCTTGTTGGCCAGGGCCAGGGTGGTCCCTGCCTCGAGGGTGGCCATCGTCGCGAGTAGGCCGGCAGCGCCGGTGATGGCATTGCAGACGGTGTCGGCCGGACGGCCGGCAAGTTCGGCGGACGCCCCCGGGCCGGCCAGCACCTCCACCTCATGGAGTCTGACACCGCAGCTGTTGGCATGACGGTGCAACGCGGCACGGAACTCCTCAGCCAGTTCCTCACGTGGCAGGGCGACGACGGGGACGTGAAAGTCCACCGTCTGCCGGGCCAGCAACTCCAACTGGGAGCCACCGGCTGCCAGACCAACCACCCGGAACTGATCGGTACGCGAACTGATGACGTCGAGTGTCTGGGTGCCGATCGATCCGGTTGGCCCCAGGATGATGACCTTCTTCACCCATCCAGTTTTCCATGAATCGTCACCAGACCAACACCAGCCGGGCGGGAAGTAGCCCATACGGCGCTCCTCGCCCCTCGTCGATCAGACGATGCCCTGGGCGATGACGGCGTCCGCCACCTTGATGAAACCGGCGATGTTGGCACCCACGACGTAGTCCCCCGGATGCCCGTAGAGATCAGCCGTCTGGATGCAGTTGTCGTGGATGTCGTCCATGATCTGCTGCAGTCGAGCCTCGGTGTCCTCGAAGCTCCACGAGTCCCGAGCGGCGTTCTGCTGCATCTCCAGGGCCGAGGTCGCCACACCACCGGCATTGGCCGCCTTGCCCGGTGCGAACAGCACCGAGGCCTTCTGGAAGGCTCGCGCCGCCTCGGGGGTGGACGGCATGTTCGCCCCCTCGGCGACGGCGATCACACCATTGCGGATGAGGGTCGCAGCTGCATCCCCGTCGAGCTCGTTCTGGGTGGCACAGGGCAGGGCGATGTCCACCGGCACGTCCCAGATGGATCCAGAGGTGTGGAAGGTGGCGCCATCGCGACGTGCCGCGTACTCGCTGATGCGTGCCCGCTCCACTTCCTTGACCTGCTTGAGCAGGGCGACGTCAACACCCTTCTCGTCAATGACATAACCGCTGGAGTCCGAGCAGGCCACGACGGTGGCGCCGAGGGCCTGCGCCTTCTCCACAGCATGGATGGCGACATTTCCCGATCCGGAGACGGTGACCCGCATGCCGTCAAGATCCTTGCCAGCCTGCTGCAACATTCTCTGGGTGAAGAACACCACGCCGTAGCCGGTGGCCTCGGTACGCACCAGGGAACCGCCCCAGGTGAGGCCCTTGCCGGTGAGCACACCGGACTCGTGGCGATTGGTGATGCGCTTGTACTGACCGAACAGGTAGCCGATCTCACGCATGCCCACACCGATGTCGCCGGCGGGAACGTCGGTGCACTCGCCGACGTGACGGTACAGCTCGGTCATGAACGACTGGCAGAACCTCATGATCTCACCCTCGGAGGCCTGGTGCGGATCGAAGTCCGAACCGCCCTTCGCGCCGCCGATGGGAAGTCCGGTGAGGGAGTTCTTGAAGATCTGCTCGAATCCGAGGAACTTGATGATTCCTA from Cutibacterium granulosum includes:
- the dxr gene encoding 1-deoxy-D-xylulose-5-phosphate reductoisomerase → MKKVIILGPTGSIGTQTLDVISSRTDQFRVVGLAAGGSQLELLARQTVDFHVPVVALPREELAEEFRAALHRHANSCGVRLHEVEVLAGPGASAELAGRPADTVCNAITGAAGLLATMATLEAGTTLALANKESLVIGGRLVTQAAAPGQMVAVDSEHSAFAQCLRGGRRSEVRRLILTASGGPFRGRTRAELAHVTAADALKHPTWNMGRVITINSATLVNKGLELLEAALLYDVDLDDITVVVHPQSVVHSMVEFCDGATIAQASPPDMRLPIALGLTWPNRLPDAAAGCDWSQAASWTFEPLDSETFGAVELARRAGKAAGTAPAVFNAANESCVDAFCRGEIGFTDITDIITEAVDEHLAQGHVDDAHVSLDDVLAADTWGRERAAELCVQHRTHS
- the gdhA gene encoding NADP-specific glutamate dehydrogenase; this encodes MDSQLENVYQNVLRRNPGEAEFHQAVFEVFESLGPVLRKNPQYVEGAVLSRICEPERQIIFRVPWVDDSGRVRINRGFRVEYSSVLGPYKGGLRFRESVNLGIIKFLGFEQIFKNSLTGLPIGGAKGGSDFDPHQASEGEIMRFCQSFMTELYRHVGECTDVPAGDIGVGMREIGYLFGQYKRITNRHESGVLTGKGLTWGGSLVRTEATGYGVVFFTQRMLQQAGKDLDGMRVTVSGSGNVAIHAVEKAQALGATVVACSDSSGYVIDEKGVDVALLKQVKEVERARISEYAARRDGATFHTSGSIWDVPVDIALPCATQNELDGDAAATLIRNGVIAVAEGANMPSTPEAARAFQKASVLFAPGKAANAGGVATSALEMQQNAARDSWSFEDTEARLQQIMDDIHDNCIQTADLYGHPGDYVVGANIAGFIKVADAVIAQGIV